One segment of Streptomyces sp. NBC_01463 DNA contains the following:
- a CDS encoding RNA polymerase sigma factor SigF encodes MSPRLDEPRTHNATSACPQGLTESDSPAAAVLDGTRNSTTSSGSDTSSTEDDHGVTDGLEGLPEIPPYAEVGPLDARALSKTLFARLESLEEGTYEYSYVRNTLVELNLALVKFAASRFRSRSEPMEDIIQVGTIGLIKAIDRFELSRGVEFPTFAMPTIIGEIKRFFRDTSWSVRVPRRLQELRLDLAKAGDELAQQLDRAPTVGELADRLGISHDEVVEGMAASNAYTASSLDAKPEEDENEGALADRIGYEDHGLEGIEYVESLKPLIAALPGRDRTILSLRFVANMTQSEIGEELGISQMHVSRLLSRTLVKLRKGLTLDE; translated from the coding sequence ATGTCACCCCGGCTCGACGAACCGCGTACCCACAACGCGACGTCGGCATGTCCTCAGGGACTGACCGAATCAGACTCCCCTGCTGCGGCCGTCCTGGACGGCACGCGCAACAGCACCACCAGCAGTGGCAGTGACACCAGCAGTACCGAAGACGACCACGGCGTGACCGACGGCCTCGAGGGACTCCCCGAGATCCCGCCCTACGCCGAAGTGGGCCCGCTGGACGCCAGGGCCCTGTCGAAGACGCTCTTCGCCCGGCTCGAATCCCTCGAAGAGGGCACGTACGAGTACTCCTACGTACGGAACACGCTCGTCGAGCTGAACCTGGCCCTGGTCAAGTTCGCCGCCTCCCGGTTCCGCTCGCGCAGCGAGCCGATGGAGGACATCATCCAGGTCGGCACCATCGGCCTGATCAAGGCGATCGACCGCTTCGAGCTCAGCCGGGGCGTCGAGTTCCCGACCTTCGCCATGCCGACCATCATCGGCGAGATCAAGCGCTTCTTCCGCGACACCAGCTGGTCCGTGCGCGTCCCGCGCCGCCTGCAGGAGCTGCGGCTCGACCTGGCCAAGGCGGGCGACGAGCTCGCCCAGCAGCTGGACCGCGCGCCCACCGTGGGCGAGCTCGCCGACCGCCTGGGCATCAGCCACGACGAGGTCGTCGAGGGCATGGCCGCGAGCAACGCGTACACCGCGAGCTCGCTGGACGCCAAGCCCGAGGAGGACGAGAACGAGGGCGCGCTGGCCGACCGGATCGGCTACGAGGACCACGGTCTCGAAGGCATCGAGTACGTCGAGTCCCTGAAGCCGCTGATCGCCGCGCTGCCGGGACGCGACCGCACGATCCTCTCGCTCCGGTTCGTCGCCAACATGACGCAGTCGGAGATCGGTGAGGAGCTCGGCATCTCGCAGATGCACGTGTCGCGGCTGCTCTCCCGCACCCTGGTCAAGCTCCGCAAGGGACTGACCCTGGACGAATGA
- a CDS encoding STAS domain-containing protein has product MDRGTVGSANRGRLQVGARTEGRSEVVTPVGELDHHTADLLREPLEHAVEQGRVRLVVDCSQLEFCDSTGLNVLLGARLKAEAAGGGVHLAGMLPVVARVFEITGAEAVFTVHDSLEEALDT; this is encoded by the coding sequence ATGGACCGCGGGACGGTCGGCAGTGCGAACCGGGGCCGGCTTCAGGTCGGGGCCCGGACAGAGGGGCGCAGTGAGGTGGTGACGCCTGTGGGTGAGCTCGATCACCACACGGCGGACCTCCTGCGCGAGCCCTTGGAGCACGCGGTCGAGCAGGGGCGCGTGCGCCTGGTCGTCGACTGCTCGCAACTCGAATTCTGTGATTCCACCGGGCTGAACGTGCTGCTCGGTGCCCGCCTCAAGGCGGAGGCGGCCGGGGGAGGGGTCCATTTGGCCGGAATGCTGCCGGTGGTGGCGCGGGTCTTCGAGATCACCGGGGCCGAGGCGGTATTCACCGTCCACGACTCCCTCGAAGAGGCCCTGGACACCTGA
- a CDS encoding ATP-binding protein, which produces MGTTRQHPPGDLGREPEGAGVGARADAGIRADAGVGAPSSGQVESAERQWRTLSLRQVSGIVPTARDFARQALHDWGWLPAASADRRAAAEDVLLVVSELVTNACLHADGPDELRIARSSKALRVEVADGGAGQPAPRTPHRAGRPGGHGMFIVQRLCLDWGVVRVPGEPGKTVWAELAAPV; this is translated from the coding sequence ATGGGCACCACCCGGCAGCATCCGCCGGGCGACCTCGGCCGCGAGCCGGAGGGCGCTGGGGTTGGCGCACGCGCCGATGCGGGCATCCGCGCGGACGCGGGCGTCGGCGCTCCCTCCTCCGGGCAGGTGGAGTCCGCGGAGCGGCAGTGGCGCACGCTGTCCCTGCGGCAGGTCAGCGGCATCGTGCCGACGGCCCGCGATTTCGCCCGCCAGGCGCTCCACGACTGGGGCTGGCTGCCCGCCGCCTCCGCCGACCGCCGCGCCGCCGCCGAGGACGTCCTGCTGGTCGTCTCCGAGCTGGTCACCAACGCGTGTCTGCACGCGGACGGTCCCGACGAGCTGCGCATCGCCCGCTCGTCGAAGGCGCTGCGGGTGGAGGTCGCCGACGGCGGAGCGGGCCAGCCCGCGCCCCGCACCCCGCACCGGGCCGGCCGGCCCGGCGGCCACGGCATGTTCATCGTGCAGCGGCTCTGCCTGGACTGGGGAGTCGTCCGGGTGCCCGGCGAGCCCGGCAAGACCGTCTGGGCGGAACTGGCCGCCCCCGTGTAG
- a CDS encoding peptidase gives MSYQKRTALALASGLAGAVVLMAAPAAHATVVDVNYQCKTPIGDKAAVSPIDIKSVKSGSGYKLTMSFQKGVSSSPVELGKGAMNPSAVIKVGGADPGQVSVSGPANSTAIPANSPIKINDLSGTYTPKESGKVDFTAGVLTIKALGTTTTCTPSNNPGPSLSLDVTAAGGAASAPDTNDSLPKTGPLDSAVALGTLGGTVLLTGAAGVLWLTRRGQRATG, from the coding sequence GTGTCGTACCAGAAGCGAACAGCTCTCGCGCTGGCGTCCGGGCTTGCGGGTGCGGTGGTGCTGATGGCCGCGCCCGCCGCCCACGCGACGGTCGTCGACGTCAACTACCAGTGCAAGACCCCGATCGGCGACAAGGCCGCCGTGTCGCCGATCGACATCAAGAGCGTGAAGAGCGGCAGCGGCTACAAGCTCACCATGTCCTTCCAGAAGGGTGTCTCCTCCAGCCCGGTCGAGCTGGGCAAGGGAGCGATGAACCCCAGTGCGGTGATCAAGGTGGGCGGCGCCGACCCGGGACAGGTCAGCGTCTCCGGACCGGCCAACTCCACGGCGATCCCCGCCAACAGCCCCATCAAGATCAACGACCTTTCGGGGACGTACACCCCGAAGGAGAGCGGCAAGGTCGACTTCACCGCCGGAGTGCTCACCATCAAGGCGCTCGGTACGACGACGACCTGCACCCCGTCGAACAATCCGGGGCCCTCGCTCTCCCTCGACGTCACCGCGGCCGGCGGCGCCGCGAGCGCGCCGGACACCAACGACTCGCTGCCCAAGACCGGACCGCTGGACTCGGCGGTGGCGCTCGGCACCCTCGGCGGCACGGTGCTGCTGACCGGTGCGGCCGGAGTGCTGTGGCTGACCAGGCGCGGGCAGCGGGCCACGGGCTGA